A genomic segment from Lemur catta isolate mLemCat1 chromosome 9, mLemCat1.pri, whole genome shotgun sequence encodes:
- the FABP12 gene encoding fatty acid-binding protein 12: MVDQLQGTWKSVSCENFDEYMKELGIGRASRKLGCLAKPRVTISTNGDVITIKTKSIFKNNKISFKLGEEFEETTPSGRKTKSKVTLDNDSLIQVQDWDGKEATITRKLVDGKMVVESAVNDVTCTRTYERVSADTVSNS; encoded by the exons ATGGTTGATCAGCTCCAAGGAACATGGAAATCTGTTTCTTGTGAAAATTTCGACGAATACATGAAGGAACTGG GAATAGGAAGAGCCAGCAGGAAACTGGGCTGTCTGGCAAAACCCAGAGTGACCATCAGTACAAATGGAGATGTGATCACAATCAAAACCAAAAgcatctttaaaaacaataagaTCTCCTTTAAACTGGGAGAAGAGTTTGAGGAAACCACACCAAGTGGCCGTAAAACCAAG AGTAAAGTAACCTTAGATAACGATTCCTTGATTCAAGTTCAGGACTGGGATGGCAAGGAAGCCACCATAACAAGGAAACTGGTGGACGGGAAAATGGTGGTG GAAAGTGCTGTGAATGATGTTACCTGCACACGGACGTATGAGAGAGTATCAGCAGATACAGTCTCAAACTCTTAA